The Dermochelys coriacea isolate rDerCor1 chromosome 7, rDerCor1.pri.v4, whole genome shotgun sequence sequence ggagctttgccactgactttaatcgAAGCAGGTCCATTGATGGCATCCTTTAAAACACACTATTAGTACCTCACAGCTGTATAGCTGAATAGTTTACTGATTCTGTACAGTTACATAGTGAATCCAAGGCTGCTTAATCAAGAGCCATAAACAGCAATGAAATAGGAAGAATGCAGTTCAAGGCCAAAACAGACAGCAGATGTACTGGCAAGAGATACAACATTCCAACCCTGTGTTTTAGATTATATACAGAAAATTAAGAACAGTACAGTGCTAATGACATTCATGAAACAGACATCCTATTGGACAGATGACAAAGGACCAGTACAGCGCTAATGACATTCATGACACTCAAGTGACAAAGGGCCAGGCAAGTCATCAGATGCTATATGTACCTACACACCTgggtttgaaaattctggcccaaATTAGGTACCTAAAGCCATATTTAAGCAACTGATTTCCAAAGGTGACATGTgtatgcagctcccactgaccaaaCTCATAGTGGTGGCTGCTCAAttctccaggggaaaaaaaaaaaaaaaaaaaaaaaggaagattgtTTACGTGTCGAAGTGTGAACGTAGGTTCCCATGTGAAAATGCTGGCCCCGCTTTCTGTACTTTGCGGGTGGGGAATGTAAACTTGTGTGAAGAATGCTGGGCAGTGCATCTCTGTCACCGCACCTGTTAACTCTGTGAAGAAAAGCTCCATGTTCAGCAGAAATTATAGACAGGGGAATTCACCCTAGAGGAGAGGGCCCGGGGAAAGCTATACGGGTTTGAATGGGACCTAAGTCACGTGTTTGGCATTGGGCCGAATATAAACAACACACATTGCCTTTGATTCATTAGCTGAGCATACGCAATGTCTTGGGGAGAGGAAAACACCTATtcaaataatactttgcacagaaaagaaaatggacatGAACAGTGCTAGTCACAGGAAGGTTTTAGTAACGTCTGCTTTAAATTAAGCGCAAGCAAGTGATCTAGCCTTCGGTATAGGGAGAAATTGTGATGAGTAGGTTACAGAGCCGTCCCACGCCTATCCACAGTCTTGCACGTTCAGTACCATATACGCTGCATTTTCACAACTGACTTTCAGCACAGCTCAGCCTTGCAATGTAACTGCTGAAGGAGGAAGAGACTCTGAAGCTCCACCGACACAGGTCGTCCCATCAGCTCCCGCTAGGTATTTCGGTTCTCCTACTTCATTTCAGGAGGTGACACAGCTGGTCCTGCAGATTTGATGAATGCTCAACGCTGGGGACCAGACAGACAGAACTGTTCAAAGTCAGATCAGCTCCCCAAATCTCTGTGTTTTGGTTGCTAAATAGATGCACCTGCCATTACCACTTGTGCATGAGGGAACAAGACTGCTCTGTTAAAGAAGTTAGGAGGGGAAAATACCTTGTGAATCAGacaagagccaggagaatgactaaaggattagaaaacatgccctatAGTTATAATCTCAAGTTTagcttaacaaggagaaggttaaggagtgacttgatcaccaTCTATAAGTATccacatagggaacaaatatttaataatggggtcttcaatctagcagaggaaggtataatgcaatccaacagctggaagtcgaagctagacaaattcagactggaaataagacgtacatttctaacagtgagtgtaattaaccattggaacaatttacccagggtcatggtggattctccatcgctgacaatttttaaatcaagatgggatgtttctgttctcggaattattttggggacattctgtggcctgtgttatacaggaggtcagactagatgatcaaattggtcccttctagccttagaatctatgaatcatccaACCCATACCACATGCCACCACAAAGGCGTATTGTCTGCTAAGCCTGTGACTGGACCAAAGCCAAAATAACTCAGCACATCTACAAGCACAGAGCAAAGCTTTCCTTTTGCTCAGAAACCATCACAGATCAGAAACAGTGGCAAGTGAGGAACAGTTACAAAGATCCCAAATGACCTTCATATTCTACTTAAATCCTGCTGAGAGGCTGAATGTCAGACAGGGGGACTAAACTGAGCCCTGATACAAGTGGGCATAATGCACTCAGGAGGCAATGAGGGCTCCATCCGTTTATGCCAGGGCTAAACTGGACCCCGAGCGTGGAATAAAGAGCAACCAGGATCTGGCTTACGATGACTAGTGCATTTCATGTGGAAGGATCACAAAGGGCTTCACAAACCAAATTACTAATTGCGGAGAGAATGAGTAGGGTTGGTGGCAATTTAAATTTCTTcgtaacaaattttaaaagaaaaattttgtttcattcagaatttcagggtttttttttttttttttccatttttgcaatgaaaaagttcaaaaccaaaaatacatttccatttcaaatttaaaaatgttacttgcatttttcccccctttttccccTTACACTTCTGCtaagataccatggtgatgggagcTTGAGATAGGAACTTGGCCAGGATACTAGGATGAACACCCGACTCCTGCAAAAAGCGCAAGTGATCATGAGCAATCAGTGCCTTGGTGTTATATCTCATCCAAATCCCCGCTAATAGTACAGCATCCCTGAGAGAGAAAAGATCTCCCACTACTGAGTCATCAACATGATTTCATGCAGCACCCTGAGTTTTCCTTGGAGGTTCCTTATCCAAGCAATGACCTAGCGTGACCCCACTAAGTTTATGAGCTGATTGTTCCCTTCTTTGTACATTGGGGCCACATTCAACTTCCtctggagaaaagaaaacatCATGCCATTGCTAGGACATGCTGCCTTCATGTCATTGCAGATTTACttgctaaaaatagaaaactcgGCCAGGCATCATGCAAACTATGAGAGGGAATCAACATGGACTATCTGCTGAGGGTTAGCAAGAGAAGTGTAAGCATAATAAATCAGCTAATAAAACAGGCTATACTCACTTCTTCTGAATAGCTTCTTGTCTAGAtgaggaaagaagagaaaaggtATTGTTGGGAAAAATAGCAACAGGGCTAATTAAGTGCTGGTAAAAGGGGCTTGACTGACTGCTCCAAAAACTGAAACCATCAATTTGTCTTTAGAACCGGtccagcatgggcagcagcaggccAAGCTGCCCTCACACTGCCCTGGCATCATGTCTCAACCCCAACCTGGAGGACAACCTCTTCAGGTGAGAGGGCAGTCTTGTCTCCATGACCTATTCAGTCCTCAGCCAGTTGCTAATGGGGGTGCATGCATGTATGCATGCAGGGGTGCAGGCGCCCTCACCCACTAGGAACTTGATGGAGACTCATCAACTcatgtctcacacacacacctaacaGCCATCACATGGTGATGACTACAGGTGACTAGCGTCCTGGATAGAATTCAAACTGGTAGCTTAGAACTGGAAAGCATCATGTTGAATATGGAGATTTTTTGCTTGCAGTTGTATGCTTCTATCCCATGTGACTTGTTCAAGTGACCATCGCTCATGTAGTTTAGCACCAACACTTAACACTGAAAGGGACGTTGCAATGTTTTTTATCTGAACGTCCCTTTAACAAACTATAGGCCAGCATGGTGAGCTAGTGATAGAGGGGTCCAAACTGTGGCCTGCTCAGTCCTAGCAGAGAGGGGGACAGGAGCCCTCCCTCATGCTGGAATGCCCCATTTTGGCCAGTGCTCAGACCAGGCTCCATGCAAAGCCACCGCAATGTGGGGCCTTTAAGGGGACTGAAAGGGGTTTCCAGGAgatcagccccccaaaacccagagTACCCAGTGCCCCCTACTTACTGGTACTGGAGATGAGTGGTTATGATAGCCATCTTCCTTAGACTCTGCAAAGCACAAAATGAGGAATTACGGACCTTCTCTGTCCTGAGCATCTCAGCAGAATTAGTGTGAGCTGTTCTAGAATGATGACAACTCTGCATATTCCTGCAGCAGCTTCCACCCTCCCCATCGCAACCCAATGGAGTTTATAGGCTACACGGGAAAAGTTCACCTCCCTCACCCTGAAACCCAGCTACCACAGGGGAGCTCTTGAATGACTATCACAAATAATCCCAAAAAGACCATTTCTCGTCTGTTCTTTTCAGGATCTTATGCTGCGCTCATCTCGGCAGCACCCGAGCACTTTCCATTAGTGCATTAAGTGATGGGACTGACATCTATCgtgtgtggtttgttctctcattctctccccagGATGCAGGGAAGGGTCGTATTTTGGtaaagattttaaagaaatacacacacacgttGCTATATGTTTCTGGTAGAGGAGGCAAGGTCAAataaatgtgccttgcacttggatgGGGCTCATCAGCCTGACCTCTTGCGTTTTGTTAAACATCCCTGTTAAACATCATTCCCACTGACGTTGTATCCATCCTGCTCTCAAATCTCTGCCATGCTACTACCTTGACCAGCTCCCTTGTGAGCTTAATCCACTGCCCAGAGGCTTGTGTTGTTCAGAACAAAGCATCTCCTGCATTAGCTTTAGGCCACTGCTTCTTGCCTTGTCATTTTGACCTTGCAAGGACAAGCTCACCGATCCTGGAATACTACTGATTGGAGCTGCCTCCCCTGAAAGCAAATATTCTCCCACAGGGATGTGAGAGAGTAAACAAGTCCAGAAAACAGCAATGGGGTCATTTCTACCTGATCTAGTAAATTTCACTTCAGGACTTTACTCATCCCTCAGTGTCATGAAGCGTAACAAGCCAGGGGCCTACAGGAGCTGAAATATAAATCTGGAGAGGGTAAGCTAAAAAGGGTGCAACAATAAAGACTCTGAAGCCCTTCAGTAATGGGATAAGCAGCACAGACATGGTGCAGCACAACTACTATTACCGCTCTTGAGGTCCAAGCTACTGAGTCTATTAGGAAGGATTCTGGTGTTGTGAGCTTCAGGGGAATCCCCCAGTTTTGCCTGTGCAGTTCAAGAAATCATAGCTGGCAAGTTTGGTGAAGAATTCCTAGATGTAGCAAGCCTACCCCACTGCACCAGTGCAAGACTGGCCTATAGTGAGCTCTATTAGAAAGAATTACACTACAACAAAAGAGTAATAATCTGCACTTCTATAGCACTGTCCATGCCACAatctcagagtgctttgcaaGTCCCAGTGAACTGAGCTTAACAACACCCCTGAGAGGTCAGGGtacattatcaccattttacagacaaggaaactgaggcctggagagATTAAGTGCCtgattttcactgacttcaatgggaactgtgcGTGCTCAGCACCTCCTGAAATTAGGCCGTAAATAAAATGaccaagttcacacaggaaatcggcagcagagccagaaacagaacccagatctccaaaaccatgctctgaagtgttcccagcctctgtttgccagaagttggaaatgggcaacagaggatgaatcacttgattaccttttctgttcattccctctggggcacccgaggttgaccactgtcggaagacaggatactgggctagacggaccattggtctgacccagtatggccgttcttatgactcCTAGCTCTGTACTTCAGCCATAAGATTCCCCTTCCGTACTCTGCACTGATGAGTAGGATGCACTgccttgcagccccatgctctgtgCCAAAATCCAGCGCTTCCTATTAATCAGAAATGCCATTACTTCAGCAGATAAACGTTCCTTACATCTTCTGAGTGCAGGATGGCATCTTCTTGCATCACCATGTTTCTAGCCGCATGACCCAGGAGCTGAAAAACAGACATGCAAACTGAAGACAGAAGTCCCGGGCCACCGGGGATTTCTTGTGGCTGCCACTCAACAGATCAGTAACAGAACTGATTGAATTGGGAATTCACTTCACTGGGATTaactctgcaatgatcatacctTGGACGAAACAGACCAGCAGAGAACTGGGTTTCCTGCAGCATCTTTCACGAAAGAGGTAACAATGCGTTTTACAGTGAGATATGGGGTCAGCAGTGACAGGAATGGTGTAGTAaatgcagcagccagtgcactCAAGAATGGTTCGGCAGTAAAAACCTGTTTGACTAGATGGGGGTATGCTGGACTTGGGGATTTGCCATCTCAGGGTCCGGAAGTATTTTCCACTCCTTAACTCTTGGGATTTGAGGAAGGCCAGGCTCCAGGTCTCCAATGCAGCTAAGACACCAACTGCCGGCCAGCGGTGGACAGCACTCACTGGATGGGTTTCCTGCGGTTAAGACTGTACTCGTGCGTTCCGAGTCAGCGCTCCGCATCCACATCAGGTTCCCATTCATCCCCCGGGCCGTGTCCCACACGGGAGATTATGCTCTGACCAAGGAGGGGGCAGAGCGACTGCTCCGGGGCGGAAGGCTCCAGGTCAGGGCCTGTGTCCAACACCCACGAGCTGTATTAATCCACAGCCCCCAGGCATGTTTTGCCGGGAGATTTGAGTTACACTCGACCCCTCCGATGGGGCTGGGTAGCTGGGGCAGCCCCAGCAGGCTCAGGGGTGCTCCACTGGTGGGGCTGACCTGGGCGCAGCTCGCAAGGGGACATCTGCTGGGTCCCAATCCGCTGCAGGGATGCCAGGGGCGCTCGGAgcggagagggggaaagagaccagggaggggaggagcaggtcGCTCCAGCCAGACCTCGGCCCCCTCctcaggccggggggggggggggagaggctggggagcCCCCTGGGCAGCgggcagttcccagcatgcactgctccgcCCAAGCCCCGCTGGGAGCGGCACAAGGCACCGCCGTGACGTTTTGACCCCGCTCCAGCCGGCCCCAGAGACCACGAGCCCCGGCCCCAGCTGGACTACACTTCCCAGCACACCCCGCGGCTGGCGCGCTGCATGCTGGGTGTTGTAGTCCCGGCGGCGGGCCCTCACCTCGGAGCTCCGCGAGCCTTTCAGCACCTGCTTGGTGAGGGCGATCACGTCGGTGCCGCAGCCGGTCA is a genomic window containing:
- the BORCS7 gene encoding BLOC-1-related complex subunit 7, translating into MAAASAGGTSDAQARFGRSVKGLLIDRVTGCGTDVIALTKQVLKGSRSSELLGHAARNMVMQEDAILHSEDSLRKMAIITTHLQYQQEAIQKNVEHSSNLQDQLCHLLK